In a single window of the Mustela nigripes isolate SB6536 chromosome 17, MUSNIG.SB6536, whole genome shotgun sequence genome:
- the TAT gene encoding tyrosine aminotransferase, with the protein MMDPYVIQMNGNSSLPSVLDMHVNIGGRSSLPEKRKSRKARWSVKPSDMSNKTFNPIRAIVDSMKVKPNPDKTMIALSIGDPTVFGNLPTDPEVTQAMKDALDSGKYNGYAPSIGYLSSREEIASYYHRPEAPLEAKDVILTSGCSQAIELCLAVLANPGQNILVPRPGFSLYRTLAESMGIEVKLYNLLPEKSWEIDLKQLESLIDEKTACLIVNNPSNPCGSVFSRSHLQKILAVAARQCVPILADEIYGDMVFSDSTFEPLATLSSNVPILSCGGLAKRWLVPGWRLGWILIHDRRDIFGNEIRDGLVKLSQRILGPCTIVQGALKSILHRTPQEFYHNTLSLLKSNADLCYGALAAIPGLQPVRPSGAMYLMVGIEMEHFPEFENDVEFTERLVAEQSVHCLPATCFEYPNFFRVVITVPKVMMLEACSRIQEFCELHYHCAEGSQEECDK; encoded by the exons ATGATGGACCCGTATGTGATTCAGATGAACGGCAACAGCAGCCTCCCCTCCGTTCTGGATATGCATGTCAACATTGGTGGGAGAAGCTCCTtaccagaaaaaaggaaaagcaggaaggCCAGATGGTCTGTGAAGCCTTCAGACATGTCCAACAAAACTTTCAATCCCATCCGGGCCATCGTGGACAGCATGAAGGTGAAGCCAAATCCAGACAAAACCATGATTGCTCTGTCGATTG GTGACCCTACTGTGTTTGGAAACCTGCCTACAGACCCTGAAGTTACCCAAGCCATGAAAGATGCCCTGGACTCGGGGAAATATAACGGCTATGCCCCCTCCATTG GCTACTTATCCAGTCGGGAGGAGATTGCTTCTTACTACCACCGGCCAGAGGCACCCCTGGAAGCTAAG gatGTCATTCTGACTAGTGGCTGCAGTCAGGCTATTGAACTTTGTTTAGCTGTGTTGGCCAACCCAGGACAAAACATCCTAGTTCCGagacctggtttctctctctACAGGACTTTGGCTGAATCGATGGGAATTGAGGTCAAACTCTACAATTTATTG CCAGAGAAGTCTTGGGAAATCGACTTGAAACAACTGGAATCTTTGATTGATGAAAAGACAGCTTGTCTCATCGTTAACAACCCATCAAACCCCTGTGGGTCAGTGTTCAGTAGAAGTCATCTCCAGAAAATTCTGGCTG tgGCTGCAAGGCAATGTGTACCCATCTTAGCTGATGAGATCTATGGAGACATG GTGTTTTCGGATTCCACATTTGAGCCTCTGGCCACCCTCAGCAGCAACGTGCCCATCCTGTCCTGTGGAGGTCTGGCCAAGCGCTGGCTGGTTCCTGGCTGGAGGTTGGGTTGGATCCTCATTCATGACCGAAGAGACATTTTTGGCAACGAG ATCCGAGATGGGCTGGTGAAGCTGAGTCAGCGGATCCTGGGACCCTGCACCATTGTCCAGGGAGCTCTGAAAAGCATCCTGCATCGCACCCCTCAGGAGTTCTACCACAACACCCTGAGCCTCCTGAAG TCCAATGCTGATCTTTGCTATGGGGCATTGGCTGCCATCCCTGGACTCCAGCCAGTCCGCCCTTCCGGGGCCATGTACCTCATG GTTGGAATTGAGATGGAACATTTCCCAGAATTTGAGAATGATGTGGAGTTCACGGAGCGGTTAGTTGCTGAGCAATCAGTCCACTGCCTCCCAGCAACG TGCTTCGAGTACCCGAATTTCTTCCGAGTGGTAATCACGGTCCCCAAAGTGATGATGCTGGAGGCCTGTAGCCGGATCCAGGAGTTTTGTGAGCTGCACTACCATTGTGCGGAAGGGAGCCAGGAGGAGTGTGACAAATAG